One Glycine max cultivar Williams 82 chromosome 8, Glycine_max_v4.0, whole genome shotgun sequence genomic window, AAAAATATACAGTCaataattaaattctattaAGCAACACACGCACAATTACGATGGATGGAGCCGAGTAACTTTGTCAAATGAAAATCGGGAATAGAAATGCGAACATTCAAGGTAACCAAATCCACACGCTTCATAGTAATGAATATATAATCTTCATAGACAATAGCTATAATAACGGAGAAAAACATTCGTTCAAATGAACGTCTAAACCGTAAGGAAAATTCTCAAAAAGTTGACAGACAACAAAATTATCAAAGCTGAAACAAAAATCCTTGTGCCTACTATTAAGCTGCGAATTCTGAGCGTCTTATCACCTGAATCTGCGACAAAAATGTCCACCACGTAAAATTAGGGCAAGTTAAACCACGTAAAATCCAGGGATATAAGTAGAATTAACTAAACCAAGGTCATGAACAAATCCTGATACAATAGCAACAAGCATCTGAGTACAAGAATAATTTGCAGAAGTTTCTTTACCATTTAATGTTGAAGCAATAATACATTTTTCGTAACTAAATAACATCAGAAAATGTACAACAGTATAAACCAATGACGTCCAttcaaaattcacaaaaaagaaacattaaaaaTCAAGGAATAGAGGACTTGAAACAGTTATATCATAAACAATAAACAGTCTCTCACAAgacctaattaattttttaagcataaatAAACACTTACACAAGCAAAAGATGAATATTAAATTTACCATTATTTGTTAGTTTCTTCTCTTAGATAGCATGTAAAGGTAAAAACAGTTTTACTAAACTAGCAACATTGGCAAACAGAGTGTTGatctataaaaagaaaaaaacaagtgaAAAAGTAAGCATAAATGTACAACAAATGAATAATCAACATGTTATATACACATTTGGATAATCAACAAATGGATAACCATCGTGTATGTTATTTACACACATTTGGATAATGAACAAATGGATCGTCATCATGTATGTTATATACACATTTGGAGACCCAATGATGCAGTACATCCACTGACATAACGCATGGAATACAGCACAGGATTTCCAAAGAATGTTACATAGAATAGAAAGACAGAACAACTAGTTAGAGAACATCAACAAAAGAGATTACCTCATATATTACTTGGATACATGAATACTCTTACTCGAGCTCCCTGGAATGcatcaaaactcaaaaaagtCAAATACCATAAAGAAAGCCAGCATAATAAAAACAGCCCTGTCAGATTATTACCATCGATCTGGGTGGAAGGTTTGACTTGAATTTTGCACGGACAACACCACTGTTGCCGTGAGGCCTCGTAACCTTGCCCCATATGCAGCGGTAATGGCTTCCATCCTTTTTCACCTTAGCCTTGTAGATATAGGCCATTTTCTTGCCAGCATACCATCCTACTTCTTCTTTGGTGTTCACTCCCTCAATTTGGATCAGGGATGTGTTTGGGTACTGGTTGGACTTGGACCTGAGAAACACCACCAGTTTATCACAAACCAGACATTTCATTTACAAGCAGCTAGacacaaaaaaaaggggaagcaaaaacttaattaaactaGCAGGGCAAcaagcttttaccttttgtatcCAAGGATTGTACCCCTCACGTAGAGtctaaagcaaaagataaaaaagtacAGTGTTAGGCAAATTTCAACtaatagaaaatacaaataaatagacATTGAAGAAGGAACAAAACACAATAAAGTAAGATCATCCAAACCCAAATCAACATATATACCCAAAACCCTAAAATCTGAAATGCTACAACTACAAAAACCAGTATTTAAATCACTTTCTTTTGCTGTCAGTGAGATCAGTAAATTAATTTCTCCAGGTCATACATCTTTCACTGAGATAGCCATAAAATATGTTCCGGTTGTAACAGTGACTACACTCCAATTCTAACAAACATCATTAAACCATACCCTAAATAACAAATCAACGGTGGAAATAATGAAGCAAACCAGGGTACGCCGTATTTAAAAACACAGAAAACGAATCCATTTAAAAATTGTCAATGGAGTTTCGAAAGAAAAATCAGATAACTGTTACCGATAGAGCGTGAAATTGAGAAATGGGCGAGAGCAAACGCATATAGAAACGAAAGAATGAATACCTGACGCGCTCTCCTTGACGACCCTTCACCATCGTTGGTAGCTGCACCTGATACACACACAAACAGCGACGACGGCGTAACCCTAGACTAGAACTATCGGAATATGGGTTTTTAGGGGTTTTATAGGGAAAGGAAGAACTACACAGTTGGGCTTTGAGTGGTAAACCCAACCCACATTAAGCCCAATATGAAGTTTTaagtaatgaaaaaaatatatatatttgtatttaaggacaaaaaaaaaattgtatattcaATAATTACATGTATTTTCCATAGCAGATGATCTTAGTCAAAACCCACCAAttactaaatataaattataaattcttcttacaataaaaaaattacattgcaAAATATATGgggaatttataataattttgggataagaaataattttaacttttaagagtttacaaactataaattttaatgaaattttgatttaaattgtAGAATTTTGTAAAATTCAAGACTatggtttaattattatttttttgtttagtaaatttgaagaaaataaaatttaaaatctttttataacaatttaagtaaaaaaaaaaaaaaacagagagagaATTTGAAGCTTCAATTCCCActtaaatttatacttttgcctAATGAATCATGGacttctatatataaaaaactggTTGATTACATGTAGGAGTAAAAATCTTGTAGACAAACGAAAGATTTAGACACCTTAGCTAAAATgtgaacattttttaaaagtgtaagaccatgttttattaaaaaaacgaaGGACAAAAATATACTGAAAATGTGAACAACTTGATTAGTTTGCTTATGAATGAACTTTGCATGCTAGCTCTGCATAATGGAGAGATATATCGGCTAAGGAGTTTCTAAGAATCACTCCCAATTCATCCCTCCAAATCTCTTGCCATTGAATACGCCCACTACTTACTTACAATCTAACTCAATGATAACATGCTTCAAATTCATAAAAGCTAATCCGTTTGCAATGTTTATGTGAATGATGCTTCAGCTTTTCTGTGGTGATAGTACTGTATGAGAGCATTATGTTCTTGTAGTCATAAAATTCCCCTGCTAATTCTGATTCCTTATACAAGTTGATAAACATGTCGTGTCATCTTCGTAAAAAATTGGAACATCAATGttgcatttttaaaaaaccgcCACAAGGCTACATAGTCACTAGTGGTTTAGGATcggtttaataaaataaatatttttttttgtgtttatttaaactgtttttgatttaaaaacaattttttgcttattttaagaaacaaatagatcttaaaataatattttctaaaagaatgtttattttaaacttattttttaaaatttgaacaaATCCACCCTTAGTTAGTTTTTGGTTTCTTAGCTGAAAATTTTGTTATCATACACAAGATTGAATCATGCtatattgaaaaaatttatttaatttgacttttttatgtaaaatttctTCGAACTAACAAAAGTAACCATTGTgagcaaaaaattattttctgtaAGTTATGAGACACTTGTGATCTTTAatctaaaacaacaaaaaaattatttaatctaataaaaatattttataaataagtttttttagtaatttatagTATATTTTGAGTTACTCTTTCAAGTAGggttatttaaaaatgttaatttctaatttataaattttcatagttattacttttttccttgtgatatttattaaatttgtgttttactttttaaaaatagagtagatttcattattattaatttttttatttagacactcttatttattttatttataggaGGGCATTGAACAAGCgtaaaaggaaaagaataaaTACCTTGCTTGAACGAGAGAAAACTcaaaagtttaataaaatgaGCAAAAAAGTTGTAGGAGAAATTTCAATAacacttttattattaaaaattttaaaataaataattatattctgactaattattttcacaataatttttataatactatGAAAATAGTATGGGAACAGAATAGAAAGCAGTGtgtattaaaaatgaataatatataatatagagataattttttaaaaaacaaaaaatcactcTTTtgaattatacattttttttttcagaaagaaacacatgtaattaaaaattaaaaattatgaaattaaagtgTGGTAAGAATTCATATGTGTAAACCCTAAGCccagaaaaaaaagtgtttatgaAGTGAGAAAGCAAAACAAAGCAAAGGGAAGGAGAAAGGGGAAGCAGAATCAGCGTGATGGCGAGAAACTGGGTGGTTCGATCCTTGGCGCTTCGTCACGCAATGAAGAATAGGGTTCTCACACTCTCCTTCAACCGAATTCTTCCCTCACTCCCATCAAAATCCTCTCTCTTAGCCACCACCGCCGCCGCCACTGCCTCCTCTCAGCTCTCCCTCCTCCCCTCCTTCCACCACTCTCGCTCCCTCTCCTCCGCCTCAggtccctctctctctctatatatatatatctcttacATTATACgtcgtttgattttttatatgtagTAATAACTAAAAGTCTAATGTTGAATCATTTTTCAGCTCCTTCCGACGTTGTCCTTGTTAATTCCGAGGAAGAGTTCAACAATATCCTTACCAAAGTCCGAGGCATGTCTTCttactattttctgttttctctgttgtaatattttgtttttcgaTTATTTAAGCAAATACACTCTGATACAGGTTTGGGAATATTTTATTGTTCTTCTgttctgttatatatatatatatatatatatatatatatatatatatatatatatatatatatatatatatatatatatatatacggaGAGCTGAGCACTTCGTGCTGACAAAATTCTGTTGAACAGATGACTCGTTGCACGCGGTCTTCTATTTCACTGCGGCTTGGTGTGGACCTTGTAAGTTCCTGTGTCTGTTCTTTTTGTTGTTCTACGATATTTTACTGTGTTGTTGGTGGGGCATGTACATGACCATTGCAAAAGGACAATGAGAATTGAGAAAGTGAtcacataattttaattaaaaggaaTATTTGGTGATGATACCAAACAATAAATTACGCTTCACCCATGAATTATACACACGGGATCTTCACCTGTGTGCTAAATTCAAAAGAAACATGCTTTTGATGTGCTAAAAACTGGAAATTCTGATGATATTAGGCTTTGTCTAGTAAGATTAGGTTCCAATCCCCCTCATCTTCATGGatgttaaaattgaaaaatacccCTAAGATCTCTTTATTATAAACTTCAAATTTGCAAACAAGATTCCTGCCCTTGTTCTGGTTGTAGTCTTTTGTTTAAACTGTCATCATGCTTGTGTATAAATTATGTGGATGACACATGTTATGCCCATTGACAATCTGCTGAGAGGTGAtgttcctataatttttttctttctcgcTGTGTATATTCTAAAGAGAAATTCTCACAATTTTCCTGGTGTATGTTTCTGTTTAGGCAGGTTTATTTCACCTATCGTTGGGGAGCTCAGTAAGAAGTACCCTCATGTAACAACATATAAGATTGACATTGATCAGGTATGGAGCAAACCAATTTGTCAAATTTAGCCTGTCACTAATTTCATTGGCAACCATTAGGTTTTTTCATTTTGGGGATCTGGTGGTTTCGTTTTTTGCATGTTATGTTTTTGTATTTACTTCAAAATTTTCTTGCTTTATGGCATCAAGAATTTGCTACGTGTCAAGGTGGCTTAATCTACCATTACTTTTTCTTTCCATCTATCCCAGGAAGCACTTCAAGGCACACTGGGCAAGTTGCAGATTTCAtctgtggtaattcatttaacATTTTGTTAGAAATTTATGTGTTCAGATACTGTTTGTGGTGATAAAAACTTTTTCACGCATGTATACAGTATAATCTGGTTGTAGCATGTGAATCATGTTAGGCATTCGTTAAAAGAATATGGCTGAGAAATTTGAAACTTCTCTCCAGCTGTTTAGTCATCGTTTTTATGAATGCATGcctctttttgtttgtttacatCTTTCTGGTATTGCTTCGatgatctttattttttaaactttcttttgtctTCCTTTAGCTCCTTAATTagattattatttcattaatgaAATGGTGAAAACATAATGCAGGATAGACTTTTAAATCTTTTGATCATAGATGTCATGCTCATATTCTCAGACCTACTTGTAATTTGTATAAATACATGCTCAATTAGGTAAGCTGTGTTTTCATTGTCAATTGACTTTAATGTGTCTTGTCAGTTTAAATGTGCACAGGTTTATGTGTCATTGAATAAGTGTGTTACAGTAGCATTGATTTTAATATCATTTCGTAATTATGGAGTCACTGAAGATTTTGGCAATTTCAGACCATAAATATCTGGAAATTTTTTGGTAACATGAAATTCATGACTTGAACTTTAAGATTTTATCTCTTCCCTTGTTTCTTCTGCGACTAATGGCATGCACCGGTTAAACCCAAGTGATTGAGTtgttcatatataaataaagaaatgtgccatttctctttttttatttttataaattcagtGGAGACAGTAGAATTTGCTTTATAATGCCTTCCCTTGCAATCTTAACTGTCTCTTCACTGCAATATACCTCCTCCTGAAGGTTATAACATAATAACAATGATTTTACCTTCTGCAGCCAACACTTCATTTCTTTCAGAATGGGAAAAAGGCTGATGAGCTTATAGGTGCTGATGTTGCGCGATTAAACTATATCACAGAGAAACTCTTCAAGTAATCCTTCAGAGTTGAACTTCATGTTATGCTTTCtaaatatgatgcatgcacTGTGAGGCTGTTATTTCAGCCCTTCCATTAGGTTTAACATTGGTGCTTTTCAAGTTGTAATGTTCTGTTCCGACTTCTGAATGTGATTACTGATCTGTTATATATGCATGTGTCAAACATTCTTGCTTTGTAATTTCACTCACTGTAATCACTTGATCACTTATTGCCTAGTTTGGCCCCCCTGCCACCCAAAGGAAACATTCTGGTTGAATCTATTGAGATGGTTTTGCTTCTCACTGGATTTTGTGACCagcataaaattttattgttatatgcTGAATTTTGGCTTAACTAAGCTTTTTGTGTTTCAGGAAGGACTGACTTTGATTTTGGCTGAATGGACGATGAAGTGCAAAATGATTGAACTGTGGCTGCTTGGAGTATGTCTAGGCGTCCCTCTTGATATGCTGGTGTCAATGTCTTGGTTTAATATTGAAGTG contains:
- the LOC100305958 gene encoding 60S ribosomal protein L35a-3-like, which produces MVKGRQGERVRLYVRGTILGYKRSKSNQYPNTSLIQIEGVNTKEEVGWYAGKKMAYIYKAKVKKDGSHYRCIWGKVTRPHGNSGVVRAKFKSNLPPRSMGARVRVFMYPSNI
- the LOC100500492 gene encoding Thioredoxin O1, mitochondrial-like (The RefSeq protein has 1 substitution compared to this genomic sequence), with translation MARNWVVRSLALRHAMRNRVLTLSFNRILPSLPSKSSLLATTAAATASSQLSLLPSFHHSRSLSSASAPSDVVLVNSEEEFNNILTKVRDDSLHAVFYFTAAWCGPCRFISPIVGELSKKYPHVTTYKIDIDQEALQGTLGKLQISSVPTLHFFQNGKKADELIGADVARLNYITEKLFKKD